One window of Acidobacteriaceae bacterium genomic DNA carries:
- a CDS encoding TolC family protein, with translation MSEVAFVRRCVFLLLLICVASSAWPQSSPPTPQIPTTITASTSPSKAAPLTLAQVLDLAHRSNPSLLAGAQHLSAVRAQEITAGLRQNPVGAVTGQMVTLLPSNPNGPDFYSVGVSRLFERGNKREFRLENARSTTSLTSFQLDDQRRQTDLAIRQAFSRMLYAQGALNISRENLEGYQKTVDLMKVRLDAGDIDRTDFDRIELQLAGFQSDLANAELTLKQGSIALQTLLGIATPSDNFAITGSLAPPPEMLTLDDLRNSALANRPDLKAAQAQIDTNVAAAKLAKANGTADPTIEGEYERSGDANTFGGNINIPLRIFDRNQGEKQRTAYELESSRLAYTAARNQVLSDVDSAWAGYQTAVAEDALYRNKYLAEAAHVRDNLEFSYRNGNSTLLDYLSALSDYRQVNLASLNAQLQLLLSIEQLSYVTQTEILP, from the coding sequence ATGAGCGAGGTTGCATTCGTGCGCCGATGTGTCTTTCTGCTTTTACTGATTTGTGTGGCCAGCAGTGCGTGGCCTCAATCTTCACCACCAACTCCGCAGATCCCAACAACCATCACGGCATCGACATCGCCGTCGAAGGCCGCGCCGTTGACGCTTGCGCAAGTGCTGGATCTGGCGCACCGCAGCAATCCGTCGCTGCTGGCCGGGGCGCAGCACCTTTCAGCAGTGCGTGCGCAGGAGATCACGGCCGGGCTTCGGCAGAATCCTGTTGGCGCTGTCACGGGCCAGATGGTAACGCTGCTACCGAGCAACCCTAATGGTCCCGACTTCTACAGCGTGGGCGTGTCGCGGTTATTCGAACGGGGCAATAAGCGTGAATTCCGCCTCGAGAATGCGCGCTCCACAACGTCGTTGACGAGCTTTCAGCTGGACGATCAGCGCCGGCAAACAGATCTTGCGATCCGCCAGGCATTTTCGCGCATGCTCTACGCACAGGGAGCGCTGAATATCTCGCGCGAGAATCTCGAGGGCTATCAGAAAACGGTCGACCTCATGAAAGTACGACTCGATGCCGGCGACATAGACCGTACGGATTTCGATCGTATTGAACTTCAGCTCGCGGGATTCCAGTCCGATCTCGCGAACGCCGAACTTACTCTGAAGCAAGGGAGCATTGCTTTGCAGACGCTCCTTGGAATCGCGACGCCGAGCGACAACTTTGCGATTACAGGGAGCCTTGCGCCTCCGCCGGAAATGCTCACGCTCGATGATCTGCGTAACAGCGCGCTCGCGAACAGGCCGGATCTGAAGGCGGCACAGGCACAGATCGACACGAACGTCGCAGCGGCGAAGCTGGCCAAGGCGAACGGAACGGCGGATCCCACGATCGAAGGCGAATACGAGCGCAGCGGTGACGCCAACACTTTCGGCGGGAACATCAACATTCCTCTCCGCATCTTTGATCGCAACCAGGGCGAGAAGCAGCGGACTGCGTACGAGCTTGAAAGCAGCAGACTGGCTTATACCGCGGCGCGCAATCAGGTTCTCTCCGATGTCGACAGCGCATGGGCGGGCTACCAGACAGCAGTGGCCGAAGACGCGCTCTACCGCAACAAGTACCTGGCCGAAGCGGCCCATGTGCGGGACAACCTGGAGTTCAGTTATCGAAATGGAAATTCGACTTTGCTCGATTACCTGAGCGCACTCTCCGACTACAGACAGGTGAACCTGGCTTCTTTAAACGCGCAGCTACAGTTGCTTCTTTCGATCGAACAGTTGTCCTACGTGACACAAACGGAGATCCTCCCATGA
- the fucP gene encoding L-fucose:H+ symporter permease — protein MLPFVLVVVLFFIWGMSNNLTDILVQQFRKGFNLSQLQAQMVQSAVFTGYFCMAMPAALLMRRWGYKAGILAGLCIFGLGTLLFWPAAVIGQYAPFLLALFVVGCGSATLETAANPFIAQFGPAETSERRLNFAQAFNPPGTITGVLVGTYFIFSGVELPAAKVAQMKAAGTYAAYLHTEIMRVVPTYVVLGCVVLLWALLIGITRFPAMATQAKDDDDRGSFGALGQYPHLWFAVIAQFFYVGAQVTTWSAFIPYVKQYTTISERGAGWFLTGNLILIACGRFVSTGLMRWFRPSRMMGVYAIVNIGLIGVGIVHPGLAGAIAIMVTSFFMSIMFPTIFALGVKGLGANTKIGGALIVMSIVGGAAFPPLLGAIARATGSMAHGYIVVAVAYLAVVIYGFGQGRDVSMASVDRVPDTF, from the coding sequence ATGCTCCCATTCGTACTCGTAGTGGTGCTGTTCTTCATCTGGGGGATGTCGAACAACCTGACCGACATTCTTGTGCAGCAGTTTCGTAAGGGATTCAACCTGTCGCAACTGCAGGCGCAGATGGTGCAGTCCGCTGTGTTCACCGGCTATTTCTGCATGGCGATGCCCGCGGCGCTGCTGATGCGGCGATGGGGATACAAAGCGGGCATTCTTGCGGGGCTGTGCATCTTCGGCCTAGGAACTCTGCTGTTCTGGCCGGCGGCGGTGATTGGGCAATATGCACCGTTTCTGCTGGCGTTGTTTGTTGTGGGTTGCGGTTCGGCGACGCTGGAGACGGCGGCGAATCCGTTCATCGCGCAGTTTGGACCGGCGGAGACATCAGAGCGCCGCTTGAATTTTGCGCAGGCGTTCAATCCGCCGGGCACGATTACGGGCGTGCTGGTTGGGACGTACTTCATCTTTTCGGGCGTGGAGCTGCCTGCGGCGAAGGTCGCGCAGATGAAAGCTGCGGGGACGTACGCAGCGTATCTGCACACGGAGATCATGCGCGTGGTACCCACGTACGTGGTGCTAGGGTGTGTGGTACTGCTGTGGGCGCTGCTGATTGGAATCACGCGGTTCCCCGCGATGGCGACGCAGGCGAAGGATGATGACGATCGGGGGAGCTTCGGAGCGCTCGGACAATATCCGCATTTGTGGTTTGCGGTGATTGCGCAGTTTTTTTATGTGGGCGCGCAGGTGACGACGTGGTCGGCGTTCATCCCGTATGTGAAGCAGTACACGACGATTTCCGAACGCGGGGCCGGGTGGTTTTTGACGGGCAATCTGATTTTGATTGCATGCGGGCGGTTTGTGTCGACGGGCCTGATGCGGTGGTTCAGGCCGTCGCGCATGATGGGCGTTTATGCGATCGTGAACATCGGACTGATCGGCGTGGGGATAGTGCATCCGGGACTTGCGGGCGCGATTGCAATCATGGTGACGAGCTTCTTCATGTCGATCATGTTCCCGACGATCTTTGCGCTGGGCGTGAAAGGACTGGGAGCGAATACGAAGATTGGCGGCGCGCTGATTGTGATGTCGATTGTGGGTGGCGCGGCGTTTCCGCCGCTGCTGGGAGCGATTGCGCGAGCGACCGGAAGTATGGCGCATGGATACATCGTCGTCGCTGTAGCGTATCTCGCGGTAGTGATTTATGGGTTCGGACAGGGACGCGATGTGAGCATGGCAAGCGTGGACCGCGTGCCGGACACCTTTTAG
- a CDS encoding ABC-F family ATP-binding cassette domain-containing protein, protein MAPILTAQAISKRFGATPLFENLSLSINDNDRIGLIGPNGAGKSTLLAMLAGEQQPDTGEITARRRAAVSYVAQVSEFAPGITVRQIVQRAMERAAVPADEREQRLRETLGRAGFTDDGSEGASFNAAAASLSGGWRKRLALVEGLVQRPDVLLLDEPTNHLDIEGIEWLEETLRSARFAVVVVTHDRYFLENVANEIIELSRTYAEGLLRMRGNYSQFLELRESYLESQMRVQEGLRNRVRTEIEWLRRGPKARATKAKARIDNANALIGKLAEVDARLRTSATSISFDATDRETKRLIELENVSVAYEGREIVRDVNLLLTNRARLGIIGPNGAGKTTILRAITGETPVSSGTVKRAPTLRIVYLSQLRELDTTITLQRALAPDSDAVVYQGRVVHVASYAAKFLFTGDQLRQPVERLSGGERARVLIAQLMLQPADVIILDEPTNDLDIPTLEILEEALQEFSGAIVLVTHDRHLLDRVTESVLGLDGRGNAALFADYLQWEQWRETTAAAAQPRPVTSASAKPATSMTKKKLSYMEQREFDTIAAQIEAADERLATAKGRIEDPAVATDPSALTKALAELEAAQTEHDRLLERWVELSEKAG, encoded by the coding sequence ATGGCTCCCATCCTCACAGCTCAGGCCATCTCCAAACGCTTCGGCGCAACGCCGCTCTTTGAGAATCTCTCGCTCTCCATCAACGACAACGACCGCATCGGTCTCATCGGCCCTAACGGCGCCGGCAAGTCGACTCTGCTGGCCATGCTCGCCGGCGAACAGCAGCCGGATACCGGCGAGATCACCGCGCGTCGTCGTGCCGCCGTTAGCTACGTTGCACAGGTTTCAGAATTCGCACCCGGAATCACCGTCCGCCAGATCGTCCAACGGGCGATGGAGCGCGCTGCCGTTCCCGCAGACGAACGCGAGCAGCGTCTTCGCGAAACGCTCGGCCGCGCCGGCTTCACGGACGATGGATCCGAAGGCGCATCGTTCAACGCCGCCGCCGCAAGCCTCAGTGGTGGTTGGCGCAAACGTCTCGCACTCGTTGAAGGCCTCGTTCAGCGCCCTGATGTGCTCCTTCTCGATGAGCCGACCAATCACCTTGACATTGAAGGTATCGAGTGGCTGGAAGAGACACTGCGCTCCGCTCGCTTCGCCGTCGTCGTCGTCACGCACGACCGCTACTTCCTCGAGAATGTAGCGAATGAAATCATCGAGCTCAGCCGCACCTACGCGGAAGGTCTGCTCCGCATGCGCGGAAACTACTCGCAGTTCCTCGAATTACGCGAAAGCTACCTAGAATCGCAGATGCGCGTGCAGGAGGGCCTTCGCAATCGCGTTCGCACGGAAATTGAATGGCTGCGCCGCGGCCCCAAGGCGCGCGCGACCAAGGCCAAAGCTCGCATTGACAACGCCAATGCACTCATCGGCAAGCTCGCCGAAGTCGATGCTCGTCTGCGTACCTCAGCAACCTCGATTAGCTTTGACGCCACTGACCGGGAGACAAAGCGCCTCATTGAGCTCGAGAACGTCAGCGTTGCCTATGAGGGCCGCGAGATCGTGCGGGATGTCAATCTGCTGCTCACGAATCGCGCGCGCCTCGGCATCATTGGCCCGAACGGAGCAGGGAAGACAACTATCTTGCGCGCAATCACAGGCGAGACTCCCGTTAGCAGTGGTACCGTCAAACGCGCGCCCACTTTGCGTATTGTCTATCTCAGCCAGCTGCGCGAGCTCGATACAACGATCACCCTGCAACGCGCGCTTGCTCCGGATTCCGACGCCGTGGTCTACCAGGGGCGAGTCGTTCACGTCGCCAGCTACGCGGCGAAATTCCTCTTCACCGGAGATCAACTTCGCCAGCCCGTCGAGCGCCTCAGCGGCGGCGAGCGCGCCCGCGTTCTGATCGCTCAGCTCATGCTTCAGCCCGCTGACGTGATCATTCTCGATGAGCCGACGAACGATCTCGATATCCCAACACTTGAGATCCTCGAAGAAGCCCTGCAGGAGTTCTCCGGCGCAATCGTGCTCGTCACGCACGACCGTCACCTGCTCGATCGCGTCACCGAAAGCGTTCTGGGCCTCGACGGCCGAGGCAACGCGGCACTCTTCGCTGATTATCTGCAGTGGGAACAGTGGCGTGAGACCACCGCAGCCGCAGCACAGCCAAGGCCCGTCACGAGCGCATCTGCAAAACCTGCCACTTCCATGACGAAAAAGAAGCTCTCTTACATGGAGCAGCGTGAGTTCGACACCATCGCTGCACAGATTGAAGCCGCGGACGAGCGGCTTGCAACAGCCAAAGGCCGCATCGAAGATCCTGCGGTCGCAACGGATCCTTCTGCGCTGACCAAAGCTCTCGCAGAACTGGAAGCAGCACAGACCGAGCACGACCGCCTGCTCGAGCGCTGGGTCGAACTCAGCGAAAAAGCCGGCTAG
- a CDS encoding DinB family protein — MKIADILLLDFDAEISNTRRTLERVPDDKGDWKCHDKSMAFGRLAMHCATIPLFGHYIIEDDGMDMAAPKRPHLALEWKGRDQALAALDDAAGKCRTSLLSASDEVLMTPWRFSFGQQLIGEAPRAAMFRSLFFDHMIHHTAQLGVYLRLNDVPVPALYGPSADEQWSPR, encoded by the coding sequence ATGAAGATCGCCGACATCCTCCTCCTCGACTTCGACGCCGAGATCTCCAATACCCGCCGCACCCTCGAGCGCGTCCCCGACGACAAGGGTGACTGGAAGTGCCATGACAAATCCATGGCCTTCGGTCGCCTCGCCATGCACTGCGCCACCATCCCGCTCTTCGGCCACTACATCATCGAGGACGACGGTATGGACATGGCAGCTCCCAAGCGCCCCCACCTCGCGCTCGAGTGGAAGGGCCGCGACCAGGCCCTCGCCGCTCTCGACGACGCCGCCGGCAAGTGCCGCACCTCACTCCTCAGCGCCAGCGACGAAGTCCTCATGACTCCCTGGCGCTTCAGCTTCGGCCAGCAGCTCATCGGCGAAGCCCCGCGCGCCGCCATGTTCCGCAGTCTCTTCTTCGACCACATGATCCACCACACCGCCCAGCTCGGCGTCTACCTCCGCCTCAATGACGTCCCCGTCCCCGCTCTCTACGGCCCCTCCGCCGACGAACAATGGTCCCCCAGGTAA
- a CDS encoding enoyl-ACP reductase, translated as MINMQGQVAVVFGVANKRSIAYAIAEKLAQAGATLVLGYQSERLKKTSEELLKELGQADTGLLVECDVSSDEAIAAAFAQIQAKFPAINTVVHSIGFAPNIKNAVLDTGRRDFAIANDISVYSLIAIARVASPLMPEGSSILTLTYYGAEKVFPNYNIMGVCKAGLEAAVRYLAAELGPKKIRVNAISAGPINTLAARGIGDFATILDTVTHRAPLHRNVEQEEVGGTALFLCSSLASAVTGEITFVDCGFNVTGI; from the coding sequence ATGATCAACATGCAAGGTCAGGTCGCGGTCGTCTTCGGAGTCGCCAACAAACGCTCGATCGCCTACGCCATCGCGGAAAAACTCGCCCAGGCAGGCGCCACGCTCGTCCTCGGCTACCAGTCTGAGCGCCTCAAAAAAACCTCCGAAGAGCTCCTCAAGGAACTCGGCCAGGCCGACACCGGCCTGCTCGTCGAGTGCGATGTCTCCTCGGACGAAGCCATCGCCGCCGCCTTCGCGCAGATCCAGGCAAAGTTCCCCGCCATCAACACCGTCGTCCACTCCATCGGTTTTGCCCCCAACATCAAGAACGCTGTTCTCGATACCGGGCGCCGGGACTTCGCCATCGCCAACGACATCAGCGTTTACTCGCTCATCGCCATCGCCCGCGTCGCCTCTCCGCTGATGCCCGAAGGCTCCTCTATCCTCACGCTCACCTACTACGGCGCTGAAAAAGTCTTCCCCAACTACAACATCATGGGTGTCTGCAAAGCCGGCCTCGAAGCCGCCGTCCGCTACCTCGCCGCCGAGCTCGGCCCCAAAAAGATCCGCGTCAACGCCATCTCCGCCGGCCCCATCAACACCCTCGCCGCGCGCGGCATCGGCGACTTCGCCACCATCCTCGACACCGTCACCCACCGCGCCCCTCTCCACCGCAACGTAGAGCAGGAAGAAGTCGGCGGCACAGCTCTCTTCCTCTGCTCCAGTCTCGCCTCTGCTGTCACCGGCGAGATCACATTCGTCGACTGCGGCTTCAACGTCACCGGCATCTAG
- the murI gene encoding glutamate racemase, whose amino-acid sequence MERFGVPAKPGAPFIEQREMGGVERSILPGAPFMERSGVPGEPARWGGSDMSGQQRSSSSPRPIIGVFDSGFGGLTVLRALLSTISGAHFLYIGDTARLPYGAKSRATVSRYAVESARLLESRGAQLLVIACNTATALALDDIRSAVRVPVLGVIEPGAQATATAIRSLPSTPYPLTPAPSVLVLATAATVQSHAYHSACAALGLRATEKACPLLVPLVEEGWVDHPVTREVIRIYLREALATCTPDAVLLGCTHYPLIHTAIEAELRALNSSAVVIDSAQATADAVAQTLATTPIAAQLSPTPSTFDCFATDSVEKFQRLGSHFLAQPISEVHLLDLGG is encoded by the coding sequence ATGGAGCGCTTCGGGGTTCCCGCCAAACCGGGTGCCCCATTCATCGAGCAACGCGAGATGGGTGGGGTCGAACGATCGATTCTGCCGGGTGCCCCATTCATGGAGCGCTCCGGGGTCCCCGGCGAGCCTGCTCGCTGGGGTGGTAGCGACATGAGTGGGCAACAACGATCCTCAAGTTCCCCCCGCCCCATCATCGGTGTCTTCGACTCCGGCTTCGGCGGCCTCACCGTCCTCCGCGCGCTCCTCTCTACCATCAGCGGCGCCCACTTCCTTTACATCGGCGACACCGCCCGCCTCCCCTACGGCGCCAAGTCCCGCGCCACCGTCTCCCGCTACGCCGTCGAATCCGCGCGCCTCCTCGAATCCCGCGGCGCGCAACTCCTCGTCATCGCCTGCAACACGGCCACAGCCCTCGCTCTCGACGACATCCGCTCCGCCGTCCGCGTCCCCGTCCTCGGCGTCATCGAGCCCGGCGCCCAGGCCACCGCCACCGCGATTCGTTCTCTACCCTCTACCCCTTATCCTCTAACCCCTGCCCCCTCCGTCCTCGTCCTCGCCACCGCCGCCACCGTCCAATCCCACGCCTACCACTCTGCCTGCGCCGCCCTCGGACTTCGCGCCACCGAAAAAGCCTGCCCGCTCCTCGTTCCTCTCGTCGAAGAAGGCTGGGTGGACCACCCCGTCACGCGCGAAGTCATCCGCATCTACCTCCGCGAAGCCCTCGCCACCTGCACCCCCGACGCCGTCCTCCTCGGCTGCACCCACTACCCGCTCATCCACACCGCCATCGAAGCCGAGCTCCGCGCACTCAATTCCTCCGCTGTCGTCATCGACTCCGCCCAGGCCACCGCCGACGCCGTCGCCCAAACCCTCGCAACCACCCCCATCGCCGCCCAACTCTCCCCCACACCCTCCACCTTCGACTGCTTCGCCACCGACTCCGTCGAAAAATTCCAGCGCCTCGGCTCCCACTTCCTTGCCCAACCCATCAGCGAAGTCCACCTCCTCGACCTCGGCGGCTAA
- a CDS encoding amidohydrolase family protein → MKPAILAVALLLPVAGPAQQDQKSTVLHAAHLLDVGVGKLISPGEVLVTGNRIREVGEHVSHPADATVLDLGDTTLMPGLIDAHTHLFLHPGNEAFQTVEESVPQRTLIAAAQAKADLLAGFTAERDMGTEGAYCADVAVRNAISSGLIPGPRMRVSCNAIDINGGHEDNSGLNPEEHLLSNADRANSTDEVIATMREQRKQGADFTKIYETGRDHLVNGVFTTPYQYNEAQLAAAVEEAHRTGSRVGVHCTGEPGALYAAQAGVASIDHALNLSPETMKLMHDKQIYAVPTFAIFEYFAQHAETPAAAKRENDMLAFHAEQFKKQMAAGVPFAVGSDVGPFPHGTQAREYELMVQYGMSPANTLRSGLINGAKLLDWTDEIGQLKPGFFADIIAVPGDPLTDISVLSHVKFVMKNGDVVRKD, encoded by the coding sequence ATGAAACCCGCAATCCTCGCCGTCGCGCTGCTGCTTCCCGTTGCCGGTCCCGCGCAGCAGGACCAGAAATCCACAGTCCTCCACGCTGCGCACCTGCTTGACGTCGGGGTCGGCAAGCTCATCTCGCCCGGCGAGGTCCTGGTCACCGGCAACCGCATCCGTGAGGTCGGCGAGCACGTCTCCCATCCCGCCGACGCGACCGTCCTCGACCTCGGCGACACCACGCTGATGCCTGGCCTCATCGACGCCCACACCCACCTCTTCCTCCACCCCGGCAACGAGGCCTTCCAGACCGTAGAGGAATCGGTCCCGCAGCGCACCCTCATCGCCGCCGCCCAAGCCAAGGCCGACCTCCTCGCCGGCTTCACCGCCGAGCGCGACATGGGCACAGAGGGCGCGTATTGCGCCGACGTCGCCGTCCGCAACGCCATCAGCTCCGGCCTCATCCCCGGCCCCCGGATGCGCGTCTCCTGCAACGCCATCGATATCAACGGAGGGCACGAGGACAACTCCGGTCTCAACCCCGAGGAGCACCTGCTCTCCAACGCCGATCGCGCCAACTCCACCGATGAAGTGATTGCGACCATGCGCGAGCAACGCAAACAAGGCGCAGACTTCACCAAGATCTACGAGACCGGACGCGACCACCTCGTGAACGGCGTGTTCACCACGCCCTATCAGTACAACGAGGCCCAGCTCGCCGCCGCTGTCGAAGAGGCCCACCGCACCGGCTCACGCGTGGGAGTCCACTGCACGGGAGAGCCAGGTGCCCTGTACGCCGCCCAGGCCGGCGTCGCCTCCATCGACCACGCGCTGAACCTCTCGCCGGAGACGATGAAGCTGATGCACGACAAGCAAATTTACGCCGTGCCCACCTTCGCAATCTTCGAGTACTTCGCCCAGCATGCGGAGACACCAGCAGCAGCGAAGCGCGAGAACGACATGCTCGCCTTCCATGCCGAACAGTTCAAGAAGCAGATGGCAGCAGGCGTGCCGTTCGCTGTCGGTTCTGATGTCGGTCCGTTTCCGCATGGGACGCAGGCGCGCGAGTACGAGCTTATGGTCCAGTACGGCATGAGTCCCGCCAACACCCTCCGCTCCGGCCTCATCAACGGCGCAAAACTTCTCGACTGGACAGACGAGATCGGTCAGCTCAAGCCCGGCTTCTTCGCCGACATCATCGCCGTCCCGGGTGATCCGCTGACCGACATCTCGGTCCTCTCTCACGTGAAATTCGTGATGAAAAACGGCGATGTTGTGCGCAAGGACTAG
- a CDS encoding EVE domain-containing protein, with protein MPYLLKSEPDVYSFDDLVRDGETTWDGIKNPQALITLRNMKPGEQVVIYHSNTGKAAIGLAKVVSVKLDTDGKTPIVRLKAGKRLKREKPLAEIRESKVFKDSLLFRQFRLSVVPLTDAQFDWLVNG; from the coding sequence ATGCCGTACCTCCTCAAATCCGAGCCCGACGTCTACTCCTTCGACGACCTCGTCCGCGACGGCGAAACCACCTGGGACGGCATCAAGAATCCGCAAGCCCTCATCACCCTCCGCAACATGAAGCCTGGCGAGCAGGTCGTCATCTACCACTCCAACACTGGCAAAGCCGCCATCGGCCTCGCGAAAGTCGTCTCCGTCAAACTCGACACCGACGGCAAGACTCCCATCGTCCGTCTGAAAGCCGGCAAGCGCCTCAAGCGCGAAAAACCTCTCGCCGAAATCCGCGAATCGAAGGTCTTCAAAGATTCCCTCCTCTTCCGCCAGTTCCGCCTCTCCGTCGTCCCCCTCACCGACGCCCAATTCGACTGGCTCGTCAACGGCTGA